The Streptomyces europaeiscabiei genome window below encodes:
- a CDS encoding carboxymuconolactone decarboxylase family protein, which translates to MTNTSISRMPNPAEFVPELNDISAALFRATGNRSVPRTTMSLVHLRAGQIVGNTYLTILNTGFLRKAGESEERITAVSSWQDAPYFTDAERAALALLEATLQPAPHGRERVSDELYAEVAKHYDEKALATLTIAIGQINFFIALAVIGKPQPVGSLADEQWD; encoded by the coding sequence ATGACGAACACCTCCATCTCCCGGATGCCCAACCCGGCCGAGTTCGTGCCCGAACTGAACGACATCAGCGCGGCCCTCTTCAGGGCCACGGGCAACCGCTCGGTGCCGCGTACCACGATGAGCCTCGTCCACCTGCGCGCCGGGCAGATCGTCGGCAACACCTACCTGACCATCCTCAACACCGGCTTCCTGCGCAAGGCCGGGGAGTCCGAGGAGCGCATCACCGCGGTCTCCTCCTGGCAGGACGCCCCCTACTTCACCGACGCCGAGCGCGCCGCCCTCGCCTTGCTGGAGGCCACCCTCCAGCCCGCCCCGCACGGCAGGGAGCGCGTCTCCGACGAACTGTACGCAGAGGTGGCGAAGCACTACGACGAGAAGGCACTGGCCACCCTCACCATCGCGATCGGCCAGATCAACTTCTTCATCGCCCTGGCCGTCATCGGCAAGCCGCAGCCGGTCGGCTCCCTCGCGGACGAGCAGTGGGACTGA
- a CDS encoding sigma-70 family RNA polymerase sigma factor, which yields MSGTEFLAGVFEEHRSHLRAVAYRMLGSLSDADDAVQEAWLKLNRSDVSGVQNLGGWLTTVVSRVCLDMLRSRATRREESLHDQDGRIRLPDPVVSGPNGVDPEQEILVADSVGIALMIVLQTLSPAERLAFVLHDLFAVPFDEIGPVLGRTAASTRQLASRARRRVNGAAPVPDTDLARRRQVVDAFLTASRGGDFEALLAVLDPEVVARSDGGALRPSLLRRGAAEVASQAITFARFAEAGYAALVNGTPGVVAVAEGRALSVMAFTIQGGRITAIDILTDPERLARIDLGVLGG from the coding sequence GTGAGCGGGACAGAGTTTCTGGCCGGGGTCTTCGAGGAGCATCGCTCCCATCTGCGGGCGGTGGCCTACCGGATGCTGGGCTCGCTCAGCGATGCCGACGACGCCGTTCAGGAGGCCTGGTTGAAGCTGAACCGCTCCGACGTCTCCGGAGTGCAGAACCTGGGTGGCTGGCTGACCACCGTGGTGAGCCGGGTGTGCCTGGACATGCTGCGTTCTCGCGCCACGCGCCGTGAGGAGTCGCTGCACGATCAGGACGGCCGGATCCGGCTGCCCGACCCGGTCGTCAGCGGCCCGAACGGCGTGGACCCGGAGCAGGAGATACTCGTGGCCGACTCGGTGGGCATCGCCCTCATGATCGTCCTGCAGACCCTCTCTCCCGCCGAGCGGCTCGCGTTCGTCCTGCACGACTTGTTCGCCGTCCCCTTCGACGAGATCGGCCCTGTGCTCGGCCGCACCGCTGCTTCCACCCGGCAGCTCGCCAGCCGCGCCCGCCGCCGGGTCAACGGGGCCGCCCCCGTCCCCGACACCGATCTCGCCCGCAGGCGGCAGGTCGTGGACGCCTTCCTCACCGCATCGCGCGGCGGCGACTTCGAGGCGCTCCTCGCCGTCCTGGACCCGGAAGTCGTGGCGCGCTCCGACGGCGGCGCCCTGCGCCCGAGCCTGCTGCGGCGCGGCGCGGCAGAGGTCGCCTCCCAGGCGATCACCTTTGCCCGCTTCGCGGAGGCCGGGTACGCGGCGCTGGTCAATGGCACGCCCGGCGTGGTCGCGGTCGCGGAGGGCCGCGCGTTGTCGGTCATGGCGTTCACGATCCAGGGTGGCAGGATCACTGCCATCGACATCCTCACCGACCCCGAACGCCTTGCACGGATCGACCTTGGTGTCCTGGGAGGCTGA